Proteins from a genomic interval of Candidatus Binataceae bacterium:
- a CDS encoding SDR family oxidoreductase, whose product MAGTLQAKAILVTGGGSGIGRATSLLLAKEGAKIMIADYVPKGAEETVKMIKDAGGTASCMAADVSVPKQVEAMIAKTVETYGRIDGAHNNAGIEGKMIETSANTEENFDRIIAINLKAVWLCMKYEIPQMLKQGGGVIVNTASIAGLVGFEGMSAYVASKHGVIGLTKTAALEYAQKNIRVNCVCPGVINTPMVARLLDSGGMNESDMTAGEPVGRFGKPEEIGAGVVWLLSDAASFVTGHSLVIDGGWVAR is encoded by the coding sequence ATGGCAGGAACACTTCAAGCCAAGGCGATTCTGGTAACCGGCGGCGGCTCGGGCATCGGGCGGGCGACTTCGCTCCTGCTCGCCAAAGAGGGCGCGAAGATCATGATCGCGGACTACGTGCCCAAGGGCGCGGAAGAGACCGTCAAGATGATCAAGGATGCGGGCGGGACCGCGAGTTGCATGGCCGCCGACGTCTCGGTGCCCAAGCAGGTCGAAGCGATGATCGCTAAGACCGTCGAGACCTACGGCCGGATCGATGGCGCGCACAACAACGCCGGCATCGAAGGCAAGATGATCGAGACCAGCGCCAACACCGAAGAGAATTTTGACCGCATCATCGCGATCAACCTCAAGGCCGTATGGCTCTGCATGAAGTACGAAATTCCGCAGATGCTCAAGCAGGGCGGCGGCGTGATTGTCAATACCGCGTCGATCGCCGGTTTGGTCGGGTTCGAGGGCATGTCCGCCTACGTGGCCTCCAAGCACGGCGTAATCGGTCTGACCAAGACCGCCGCGCTCGAATACGCGCAGAAAAATATCCGCGTCAATTGCGTCTGTCCGGGCGTGATCAACACCCCGATGGTCGCGCGTCTGCTCGATAGCGGCGGTATGAACGAGTCGGACATGACGGCGGGCGAGCCGGTGGGCCGTTTCGGCAAGCCCGAGGAGATCGGCGCGGGCGTGGTTTGGCTGCTCTCGGACGCTGCGTCATTCGTCACCGGGCATTCACTGGTGATCGACGGCGGCTGGGTCGCGCGCTAG